GTGGCTGCAGAGCCAATGAATGTAATGGCTATAATTGCAGTTAAAATTTTCTTCATTTTTAATCCCTTTCGTTAAGTTTGATGCCTGATTTTTGTATATCTTTCCTTAAGGATGATCTCATTTTGTAATACGCTTTGACAGGCTTAAATGTAACATAAAAAAAATAAATTTAGAATAATCTTGAAAATTTTTTAATATTATTAAACCTTTTGAAATATACCCTGCTCTCTATACGTCTAATATAAGAAAACAGTTTAATATGAATACAAACCGTATAATTTTATTTTAGTTAATAAGGATTGAAAAATGAAAAAGAAATTAGTGTTTACAATGCTGCTTTTTGCAGTTTTATCAGGCGGACTGTTCGCTGCTGAAGGAGACCGTGAAGACAGAGGCAGGGCAAGGCCGGACAGAAACAGAAGGCCAAGGCGCGATATGGACGAGATGCGGAAGATGATGCAGCAGCGCATTATGACCGCAATCAAGGACAAACTCGCTGTGAACGATGATGAGTGGGCTGTTGTTAAGCCGCGTGTTGAGACGGTGATGGAGCTCAAGCAGAAGGCGCAGCTTGGTGAAAACAGAGGAATGATGAATGTGTTTAGAAGAAGAGGCGGCCCTGAAAGAAACATCGAGGAGCTTGAAGGTTCACGCAAAGCGGCCGCAGAGCTTGAAGAGGCATTGGAAAAGGAAAATCCTGATGTAGATGAGATCAAAAAAGAGCTCAGCGAACTGCGTGCTGCAAGGGCCAAGGAGCAGCAGAAGCTTCTTGAGGCTCAGAAAAAGCTCAAGGAAATTCTTACCGTTGTGCAGGAGGCGCAGATGGTATCAATGGGGCTTCTCAAATAGCTCTGTAAATAAAAAACAGTGCCGGCTGCGTTAATTGCGGCCGGCAGTGAACATAAAAAAACTATTTTTCCGGACCTACTGCTAATGAGTTTTTTATCGCAGAAATTGAAGGAAAAGAGCCTGATAAGTGCGTCTCAGGCTCTTGCCGTTGATGAATCAATCTCCAAAAACAACACCATTCTTGGTGCTGTAAGTTCGAATACGGACTTGGATGAACCAAGTTTGCTGGAGGCGATCGCTGATATTATCGGCTGCAGATACCTGAGCTCTCTGGAAAGTCTCCTGCCCTCTCGAGATATGCTTGCAAAATTCCCAGCGAGGCTGCTGCTTGAACACTGCATAGCTCCCGTAGAGATTGACGAAAGGCTGCATATTGCCGTGAACGATCCTTTCAACAGCAGAGGGATTGATCAGGTGCGCATATCAACAGGACTGGACTGCCCGATTGCGCTTTGCTGCAGGTCTGATATAGACCGCTTTATCAAAACCCATCTCGGCCTGGGCGCCGATACGATCCAGACTATGGTAGATGAGGCTGAAAGCAGCGGGCTTACGATACTCAGCGAGATTGAACAGCAGGATATAGACCTTGAAGATGAGGCTGAAGGCGCATCGATAATTCGATTTGTCAATCAGCTGCTTACAGAGGCCATAGAAAAGAGAGCAACGGATGTTCATATCGAGCCGTTTGAAGATGAACTGCGTGTGAGATACCGGGTGGACGGAGTGCTTCAGGGGGCGTCAGTACCGCCTGAGGTGAAGCAGTTTCAGGCGGCGATTGTTTCACGTATAAAGATTCTCAGCAATCTGGATATAGCCGAGAAGAGGGTGCCTCAGGACGGAAGAATTAAGGTGCTCCTTTCGGGCAAAGAGGTGGATATCCGTGTTTCGATTATCCCGATGCTCTATGGCGAGGCGGTAGTATTGAGGCTGCTGGACTGCTCATCAATGCTGCTTGGGCTTGAGAATATCGGTATGAACCGCGAGGACAGGGAAATTTTCTCTGATGTGATAACGAAGCCGCACGGGATTATTCTCGTTACCGGTCCGACCGGAAGCGGCAAAACTACCACGCTTTACGCTGCTCTTTCGAAGATAAACGATCTTGAGCGAAAGATTATCACTATAGAAGACCCGATCGAATATCAGCTTTACGGCGTAAATCAGATACAGGTGTCTAATAAGCGCGGGCTTACCTTTGCAGCGGGGCTTCGCTCTATTCTCCGGCACGACCCGGATGTTATTCTTGTGGGCGAAATACGAGATCTTGAGACAGCACGAATCGCTGTGCAGTCATCGCTCACCGGCCATTTGGTATTCAGCACACTGCACACAAACGACGCCTCCGGAGCTCTCACAAGGCTTGTGGATATGGGTGTTGAGCCGTATCTTGTGGCTTCTTCGCTTGAAGCTGTGCTCGCCCAGAGGCTTCTCAGGAAGATCTGCCCATACTGCCGAGAAGAGATTGATAAAGATGAAGCTAATGCCCTCAGGGATAAATACGGCGAGATAATCCCTGAAACGCTCTACAAAGGGGCAGGCTGCAGAAACTGCCAGGGGACAGGCTACAGAGGCAGGGCAGGAATCTTTGAGCAGCTTGTTGTAAGCGATGATATAAGAGCTCTTCTTATGGATAACGCCTCGGTTACAGACATCAAGAAGCAGGCGAAGAAAGAGGGCATGAGAACCCTCAGGGAAGACGTGCAGAGGTATCTTGATGCCGGCGAGACTACCGTAGAAGAAATGCTCCGAGTAACGAAGGTGTAAGGAGGGAATATGCCTTTATTTGAATACAAAGCTTTCGACAGCTCAGGTGCAGCGGTGTCCGGAAGGCTCGAGGCGGCAGGACGCAAGGCCGCCTTGGATACTCTTGCAGCAAAAGGGCTTATGCCTTCTGAAATCCAGCAGAACGATAAGCAGTCCGCTTCACAGCGTGCAGGCAGGGTTTCAAAGAACGATATCGAAACATACACGAGGGAGCTTGGCAGCCTGCTTACTTCCGGGATGCCGCTGAGCAGGGCAGTGAAGGTTCTTGAGAATGAATCGGATAAGCCGGCCAGCAAAAATCTCTGGAAGGATGTTTCAGAGAATATATCCAACGGAGCGAGCCTTGCAGATGCCTTGAGCCGTTGGCCGAAATATTTCCCGCCTGTGTACTCAGCTATGGTTCGGGCGGGCGAAATGGGCGGATTCCTGGATCTTGTGCTCAATCAGATTGCAGATTTCCGTTCAAGCGAGAATGAGCTGAGGAGCAGGGTTCAGTCTGCAATGATTTATCCGATTATCCTGAGCGTATTCTGCTTTGCTATACTTGTATTTCTTATGCTTTTTTTTATACCGCGTTTTTCTTCCATTTTTATGGAATTTGGAGGGGAGCTTCCCGGGCTTACCAAAACAATAGTTGCGGCAAGCGAATTCATTATGAGCTACTGGTACATAATCCTCTTTGCTGTTTTTGGAGGTGTTGTATTTTTCAAAAACTATATCTCCACGCCGCAGGGACGAGCAAGATATGAGAAAACGCTCCTTTCGATACCTATTGCGGGGACGATTACGGCAAAATTTGCGTTTGTGCGTTTTACAAGGATGCTCGGAACTCTGATAGGGGCGGGCGTTCCGCTGGTGGATTCTCTCAAGGTTGCAAGGGAGGCGATCGGCAATCACGTACTCTCAAGAGCTGTGAGTGTTGCGGTTGAAGATGTGCAGAAGGGCAGCTCTCTTTCGGCAAGTTTGAGAAGATGCCCGGAGCTTTTTTCCGGAGCCAATATTGAAATGATCTCGATTGCTGAGGAAAGTTCAAGACTTGATCAAGAGCTTCAGCGTCTTGCAGAGATGAATGAAAAGCAGCTCGACAGAAAGCTCAAAACTGCTGTCTCGGTATGCGAGCCGCTGATGCTTTTTATTATGGCTTCAATTGTGGGAACGATTGTAGTGGGGATGCTTCTTCCAATATTTAATTTACAGGAACTTATTCATTGAGGGAAATATGAAACAAAACAAAAGAAAAGGATTCACGCTCATAGAGCTTCTGCTTGCCGTGGTGATTCTTGCGGTTTTAGCGGCTGTTGTAGTACCGAAGTTTACAGGCAGAAGTGAAGAGGCAAGAGTGAGCGCAGCTAAAACAGATATATCAAATATCGAGCTGGCTCTGGATTCATACGAGATCGATACAGGCGATTACCCATCAGACAGTGAAGGGCTTGAGGCTCTTGTTGACAAACCTTCGGGCAATGATTCTGAGAGATGGAAAGGCCCTTATCTCAAACGCGGCGTGCCTGATGACCCGTGGGGAAATGAATACAATTATGAGTATCCTGGCAGGCATAATGAATACGGCTACGACCTCTATTCAAACGGTCCCGATGGAAGGGGCGGCACTGACGATGACATAATAAACTGGGATGAGGACAGAAACTGAAAATGCGTTCTGCTGGAACAAAAGCCTTTACGCTTATTGAGCTTATTTTAGTGATGGTGATCATCTGTACGATGCTCGCTGTTGCTGCGCCCTCGCTCAGAGGCTTTTTCTCTTCGCGGCAGCTCGGCGAGCTTGCTGAGATGTTTGTGGTCTCGGCAAGATACGCCCGTCTTCAGGCTATCTCCGAAAGCAGACCTTACAGCTTTATGATTGATGAATCCAGAAAGAGTTACTGGGTGGCAGACAACCCCGGTCGAGAGGATGAGCATACAAAGGAGAGTATGTCTGTACCTCGGGATATCCCGAAGGAAGTTGAGATCACATTTGAGGGTTTCCAGCGTGAAGGAAACGCCCGCTACATTGAGTTTGATTCGCTTGGAGACTGCAAAGACTGCAGCGCACTGCTTGAAGATTCAAGGGGCAACCGCTTCCTTGTACAGTTTAGAGGATTGGGCAGAAAGTTCACCAGCATAGAGCTTGAGAATTTACGGAGGAACTGATGGAAGGTCTGCGGAAAGCCTTTA
This window of the Sedimentisphaera salicampi genome carries:
- a CDS encoding GspE/PulE family protein, whose protein sequence is MSFLSQKLKEKSLISASQALAVDESISKNNTILGAVSSNTDLDEPSLLEAIADIIGCRYLSSLESLLPSRDMLAKFPARLLLEHCIAPVEIDERLHIAVNDPFNSRGIDQVRISTGLDCPIALCCRSDIDRFIKTHLGLGADTIQTMVDEAESSGLTILSEIEQQDIDLEDEAEGASIIRFVNQLLTEAIEKRATDVHIEPFEDELRVRYRVDGVLQGASVPPEVKQFQAAIVSRIKILSNLDIAEKRVPQDGRIKVLLSGKEVDIRVSIIPMLYGEAVVLRLLDCSSMLLGLENIGMNREDREIFSDVITKPHGIILVTGPTGSGKTTTLYAALSKINDLERKIITIEDPIEYQLYGVNQIQVSNKRGLTFAAGLRSILRHDPDVILVGEIRDLETARIAVQSSLTGHLVFSTLHTNDASGALTRLVDMGVEPYLVASSLEAVLAQRLLRKICPYCREEIDKDEANALRDKYGEIIPETLYKGAGCRNCQGTGYRGRAGIFEQLVVSDDIRALLMDNASVTDIKKQAKKEGMRTLREDVQRYLDAGETTVEEMLRVTKV
- a CDS encoding pilus assembly FimT family protein, with protein sequence MRSAGTKAFTLIELILVMVIICTMLAVAAPSLRGFFSSRQLGELAEMFVVSARYARLQAISESRPYSFMIDESRKSYWVADNPGREDEHTKESMSVPRDIPKEVEITFEGFQREGNARYIEFDSLGDCKDCSALLEDSRGNRFLVQFRGLGRKFTSIELENLRRN
- a CDS encoding type II secretion system F family protein is translated as MPLFEYKAFDSSGAAVSGRLEAAGRKAALDTLAAKGLMPSEIQQNDKQSASQRAGRVSKNDIETYTRELGSLLTSGMPLSRAVKVLENESDKPASKNLWKDVSENISNGASLADALSRWPKYFPPVYSAMVRAGEMGGFLDLVLNQIADFRSSENELRSRVQSAMIYPIILSVFCFAILVFLMLFFIPRFSSIFMEFGGELPGLTKTIVAASEFIMSYWYIILFAVFGGVVFFKNYISTPQGRARYEKTLLSIPIAGTITAKFAFVRFTRMLGTLIGAGVPLVDSLKVAREAIGNHVLSRAVSVAVEDVQKGSSLSASLRRCPELFSGANIEMISIAEESSRLDQELQRLAEMNEKQLDRKLKTAVSVCEPLMLFIMASIVGTIVVGMLLPIFNLQELIH
- the gspG gene encoding type II secretion system major pseudopilin GspG, with the protein product MKQNKRKGFTLIELLLAVVILAVLAAVVVPKFTGRSEEARVSAAKTDISNIELALDSYEIDTGDYPSDSEGLEALVDKPSGNDSERWKGPYLKRGVPDDPWGNEYNYEYPGRHNEYGYDLYSNGPDGRGGTDDDIINWDEDRN